Sequence from the Candidatus Methylomirabilota bacterium genome:
TCCGAACATGCAGAGCTGGCCGATCTTTTGCTTGAGTGTCATCCCCCGCTCTTGGGATCCCAGATGTCTCGCAAGCCATCCCCGAGGAAGTTAAACCCCATTACGGTCAGCACAATGGCAATCCCCGGAAAAATCGTCAAATGAGGGGCCACCAAGAGATACTGCCTGGCTTCGTTGAGCATCGCCCCCCAACTGGGGGTTGGGGGCTGGGCGCCCAGCCCGATGAAGCTCAGGCTGGCCTCGGCGATTACCATCACCGCGAATCCAAAGCTGGCCTCCACCACGATGGGTCCAAGAATATTCGGGAGCAGATGGCGGAGGATTACTCGCATGTCGCGCCCCCCCAAGGCTTTTGCCGCTGTCACAAACTCCATTTCCCGAACGACCAGGATCTGACCGCGGGTGAGCCGGGCATACCCGACCCAGCCGATCAGGGAGAGAGCGATAACGACATTGGTGATGCTCGGCCCCAGGATGGCGGCAAAGGCGATGGCCAAGAGAATTCCCGGAAAGGCCTGCAGGATATCCACCAGACGCATCAAGATTTCGTCCGTCCACCCCCCAAAGTAGCCCGCTATTGCCCCGATCAACAGCCCGATTCCCAAAGAGATACTGACCGCCACCGTCGCCACCCAGAAGGAGATCCGGGCCCCATACAGCGTCCGGGAAAACAGGTCTCGGCCCAGGCGATCCTGGCCGAACAGGTGGTCACGACTCGGTCCTTTGAGTCCTTCAGCCAGTACCTGCTCTGTTGGAGACTGAGGGGCCAGGACGGGCGCCAGCAGGGCGCACAGCATCATGCTGGCAACCAATACAAGTCCCGCGGGCCATGCCTTTTGTTTTCGCATCCGCACCATGCTTCCCAATGGTAATTAGCTTTCAGCAGTCAGCAACCACTGCTTGGAGGCTAGAAGGCTAGGATGCTGGGACGCTCAAGGAATGAACCGCAGAATGGAACAGGGCTTCTCCCTCTCCGAGCATACCAGCCTCCCAGCTTCCCAGCTGCTATTCGTACCGGATCCGTGGATCCACGTAGGCATACAGTAGATCCGTCGCCGTATTGACCAAGACGTACCCGAAACTAATGAACAGGACGCATCCCTGGACCAGAGGATAGTCTCGAGCCTGGATCGCCTGGAGCGTGAGTCTTCCGAGTCCTGGCCACGCGAAGATGATCTCGGTGATGATCGCCCCGGAAAGTAACGCCCCAAACTGAAGCCCCACGACCGTAATGACGGGAATCAGGGATGCTTTGAGGCCGTGACGGAGGATCACGCGACTCTCCGACAGTCCCTTTGCCCGAGCCACTCGGATGTACTCCTGGCCCAGGACCTCTAAAAGGCTCGCCCGGACCATCCGCGAGAGGATTCCCGCCATGGCCATCCCCAGGGTCAAGGCCGGCAGGACGTAATGCTGAAGGCTGCCCCGACCAGACACGGGTAGCCAGTTCAACTGGATCGCAAAGGCGAGAATGAGCAGCGGCCCGAGTACAAAGTTCGGTATCGAGACTCCGAGAAGGGCCGCAAATCGGCTTCCGATGTCGACGCCAGAGTCCCTCTTCACCGCGGCAAGGACGCCCAACGGGACGGCGATGACCAGGGCAAACATGAGGCCCGCTAGCGCGAGCTTGATGGTGGCTGGAAGTGCATTCATGAGCGTGGTGAAGACCGGTTCCCGGGAGAAAAGCGAAAACCCCAGGTCTCCCGTAAGTACTCCGACGAGGAAGTGGCGATACTGATCCAGGATTGGCCGGTCGAGGTGTAGAGTACGCCGGAGTGCCTCCTTTGCGGCAGGGAGGGCGGCCTCGCCCAACATTACTTCCACTGGATCTCCGGGGGTCAGGTGGATCAAAAGAAACACCAGCGTGGTGACGCCCAACGCCACCGGAATGAGGAGCAGCAATCGTCTCAGTAGATAACGAGCCATCACATGCCTTCACCGCTCACGGTTCGGAGCCCACCGGGCAAGATTTCGAAATTCGAATTTCGAAATTCGAAATTGTCATCCGCCCTCGAGCCATATGTCCTTCAAAGGGGTAAAGTCGCCCCCGGGCATGGGGGAAAAGCCCCGGACCCTGGACTTGTATGCTGTCAACCGAATCTCATGCCAAAGACTGACATAGGGAAGTTCTTTCGCCAGAATCCGCTGAACACGGCTGTACATTGCCATTCGCTCTTTCAAATCGGATGTCCGCCGAACGGCCAGGAGAAGGCGGTCCACCTCAGCGTTCTGATACCTTCCTCGATTGGCCCCACGCGGGGGCCAAGAGTCCGAGTGGAAGATATAGTGGTAAAAGTCCGGACTGGTAATTCCAACCCAGGTCAGGACATAGAGCTGGAAATTCCCTGATTTGATGTCCTTGTAAAAGGTCCCAAATTCGTAACTCCGGATCTCGAGTGCAATACCTACCTGGGAGAGCTGATATTGAATCGCCTCGGCGATCGTCCGACTGATCTCGTTCGTCGTCGCTTTAAAGGTAAGGGTAAACCGCGCTCGTCCTTTCATTGGATAGCCGGCTTCGTCCAAAAGGCGCCTGGCCTTTTCCGGATCAAACGGGAATGTCTCGACGTGCGACTCGTAGGCCCAGTGCTGTGGAGACAGGAGGCCCGTGGCCGGAATGGCCTGCCCGCGGAGCAGATACGTCATCATACCCTCGCGGTCTATGGCGTGGGCGATTGCCCGACGGACGCGAAGGTTGCTGAGGATGGGATCCTCAAGGTTGAAACCGATGTAGGTGTAGTTGCTGGAGGGAACCTTGGCCACCTCAACCCCGGGCAGCGCCACCACGAGTGGAAAAATCTCGTGCGGAAGCGAAGCCAGGAGGACATCAATGGTCCCCTTCTTCAGTTCGAAGAAGCGGATGGTGGCTTCCGGGATGATTCGAAACCTGAGTCGCCCGATTTTGGGCTTGCCGCCAAAATAGTCCGGAAATGCCTCGACCTCGACCCATTCATTCTGCACCCATCGCTTGAATCGAAAGGGCCCCGTCCCCACAGGGTTCTGCCCAAAACCCTCCTGGCGTGCTAAGTCTGACGGGACAATTCCAATCGTCAGGTGGTACAGAATGGGGGCGAAGGGGTGCTTCAGATGAAAGGCCACCCGCTGCCGATCCAGGACCTGGATCTCTCGGATCTCTTCGAGGACGCCAGCATAGGCCGAACCAACGGTCTTGAGGGATTCGAACGTGAACCGAACATCCTCAGCCGTCAGTTCACGTCCATGGTGAAACCGTACTCCACGCCGTAGATGAAAAACATAGGTTCGCTCGTCAAGTTGCTCCCATCGCTCGGCCAGATCCGGGACGATTCGGAAGTTTGCATCTGCGCGGACGAGACCATTGAACAGCAACCCGCCCACATGAAGCGAAAGGGCATCGGTGGCAACCCGGGGATCGAGGCTAACGGGATTGGTTTCGACGGCGGCCGTCACTATCTCAGACGACCGACTTTCTCCTTTGGCACAGCTCCCAACCCCCAGGATCAGGATGGCAATGCCGAAGGGAACAACACCGCGCCTCATCGGCCCTTCATCCTCCCCTCCTTCTCTTCCCCCGGACCATACATGCCTCCGCCACGCTTTTGCCTAGGATAGCGCAACTGTGAGGGAGAGTCCACGCCTGACGGGTTAAGGATTCAGGGTTGAGAGTTCAGGGTTGAGGGATAGGAGTCCCAGTTTTTGCCAAGATCTGTGAACTCTGAACTATGAACCGTGAACTCTGAACGAGTACACGTTATGGGGAGGTCAGGAAGGCCCTCAACTGCGAGACATCGACAAAGAGGACCACAACCCGAGAAAAGAAAGGCTTTTTGATGCGGGGTTCCTGTTCTTCGTAGTAGAAGACGACTGGCCCATCGCGGGCCAACGGTGCCGTCCGGGGGTCCTTCAAGAGATTGGAATCGAGCTTGATCAACACCACGCGGTTGTCAGCGGTGAAGGTTCGTCTTCCCTGCGCCTCCTGAACAGTAATCTCGAATCGATTCTGTTGGGGAAGGAAGATCAGGCGCTCGAGAACTCCACGCCCCTCCCGAACCTCCTGCGTTGCGCCGACCGTGACCATGAGGAAGGGGCCGAGGATGAGGACCCAGAGGACCCTCCTCTGCTTCATTTGTTAAGCCAACGCTCTACTTTGCTCAGCAGGCGAGCCGATTCGAGCCCCAGTCGTTCGGCCAAGGGGACAAGTTTATCGGCCGAGCGCCCAGCCAGCACGGGGGCACCGGTGTCGCACACGGGACAGCGGTATCGCAAATTGATCGCATCGTAACGAAGATCCTGCTGGCACTGAAAGCATTTCGCTGGAACAGCACTCATGGCTTACCCTCCCCGGAGTCCGCGATCGAGGCTGCGGTACTGGATGGCTTCGGCAATGTGTTGTGGGTGGAGACTCTCTTCAGGGACCAGGTCGGCAATCGTGCGGGCTACTTTCAATATTCTATCATACGCGCGGGCGCTGAACCCCAACCGTTCCATCGCCGTCTCCAAGAGGCGCTGGCCCTCATCCCCCACCTGACAATGGCGGCGGATCTGTTTGGGGCTCATGGCCGCATTGCAAAAGATTTTACTCTTTTTGAAGCGGTCAGCCTGGAGCGCCCGGGCCCGTCTCACTCGCTCCCGGATCACCGGTGCGGGTTCACCTCCCGCTTCTGCCGCCATATCTCGATACCGAAGGGGAGGGACTTCGATGTGGATATCGATGCGGTCCAAGAGGGGGCCCGAAATCCGGCTGAGATACCGTTGGACCTCACCCGGCGAGCAGCCACATTCCCGTTGGGGGTCGGTCAAATATCCGCACGGGCATGGATTCATGGCTGCCGCCAGCATGAAGGACGCCGGATAGGTGAGAGACATGATCGCCCGAGCGATGGTCACCTGGCCGTCCTCGAGTGGCTGGCGGAGTACCTCGAGGACGTTTCGTCTGAATTCCAGAATTTCATCCAAGAAGAGGACCCCATGATGCGCGAGGCTAACCTCCCCCGGACGAGGAATGTTCCCACCACCGATCAGGCCGGCATCCGAGATGGTGTGGTGGGGGGCCCGAAAGGGTCGGACGGCGATGAGGGGCGTTCGAGGTGGAATGAGACCACAGACGCTATGGATCTTGGTGGTCTCGATCGCCTCTTCCAGGCTCAGGGGCGGAAGGATGGTCGGGAGACGCTTGGCAAGCATGGTTTTCCCTGACCCCGGCGGACCGATGAGGAGGATGTTGTGACCGCCCGCCGCGGCCACTTCCAGCGCCCGCTTGGCATGCTCCTGTCCTTTCACGTCGGTGAAGTCGATGGCATAGTGGGAAGATTCGGCAAAGGCCGCATCGAGATCGGTGGTGCTGGGTTCGATGGTGAGCTCGCCGTTGAGCATCCCGAGCGTCTGGGACAGGCTGTGGACCCCGTATACATTGATTTGCTTTACGACCGCCGCCTCGGCGACATTGTCAACCGGAAGCACGATCCCTTCCAGACCTGCCTTGGCGGCGGCCACGGCCATCGGAAGAGCCCCACGGATGGGACGGACCATCCCGTCAAGGGCCAGCTCACCAAGGACCAGCACCTGCGAGAGCCGGTCCGGTTTCACCAAACTCTGTGCCGCCAATACGCCAATAGCCATCGGCAGGTCAAAGGCGGCGCCT
This genomic interval carries:
- a CDS encoding ABC transporter permease, whose product is MRKQKAWPAGLVLVASMMLCALLAPVLAPQSPTEQVLAEGLKGPSRDHLFGQDRLGRDLFSRTLYGARISFWVATVAVSISLGIGLLIGAIAGYFGGWTDEILMRLVDILQAFPGILLAIAFAAILGPSITNVVIALSLIGWVGYARLTRGQILVVREMEFVTAAKALGGRDMRVILRHLLPNILGPIVVEASFGFAVMVIAEASLSFIGLGAQPPTPSWGAMLNEARQYLLVAPHLTIFPGIAIVLTVMGFNFLGDGLRDIWDPKSGG
- a CDS encoding ABC transporter permease; its protein translation is MARYLLRRLLLLIPVALGVTTLVFLLIHLTPGDPVEVMLGEAALPAAKEALRRTLHLDRPILDQYRHFLVGVLTGDLGFSLFSREPVFTTLMNALPATIKLALAGLMFALVIAVPLGVLAAVKRDSGVDIGSRFAALLGVSIPNFVLGPLLILAFAIQLNWLPVSGRGSLQHYVLPALTLGMAMAGILSRMVRASLLEVLGQEYIRVARAKGLSESRVILRHGLKASLIPVITVVGLQFGALLSGAIITEIIFAWPGLGRLTLQAIQARDYPLVQGCVLFISFGYVLVNTATDLLYAYVDPRIRYE
- a CDS encoding ABC transporter substrate-binding protein; its protein translation is MRRGVVPFGIAILILGVGSCAKGESRSSEIVTAAVETNPVSLDPRVATDALSLHVGGLLFNGLVRADANFRIVPDLAERWEQLDERTYVFHLRRGVRFHHGRELTAEDVRFTFESLKTVGSAYAGVLEEIREIQVLDRQRVAFHLKHPFAPILYHLTIGIVPSDLARQEGFGQNPVGTGPFRFKRWVQNEWVEVEAFPDYFGGKPKIGRLRFRIIPEATIRFFELKKGTIDVLLASLPHEIFPLVVALPGVEVAKVPSSNYTYIGFNLEDPILSNLRVRRAIAHAIDREGMMTYLLRGQAIPATGLLSPQHWAYESHVETFPFDPEKARRLLDEAGYPMKGRARFTLTFKATTNEISRTIAEAIQYQLSQVGIALEIRSYEFGTFYKDIKSGNFQLYVLTWVGITSPDFYHYIFHSDSWPPRGANRGRYQNAEVDRLLLAVRRTSDLKERMAMYSRVQRILAKELPYVSLWHEIRLTAYKSRVRGFSPMPGGDFTPLKDIWLEGG
- a CDS encoding YifB family Mg chelatase-like AAA ATPase, whose product is MLAKVLSGAVLGVDAYMVEVEVDLALGLPSFSTVGLPDAAVKESRDRVKAAIKNSGFDFPPRRITVNLAPADIKKEGAAFDLPMAIGVLAAQSLVKPDRLSQVLVLGELALDGMVRPIRGALPMAVAAAKAGLEGIVLPVDNVAEAAVVKQINVYGVHSLSQTLGMLNGELTIEPSTTDLDAAFAESSHYAIDFTDVKGQEHAKRALEVAAAGGHNILLIGPPGSGKTMLAKRLPTILPPLSLEEAIETTKIHSVCGLIPPRTPLIAVRPFRAPHHTISDAGLIGGGNIPRPGEVSLAHHGVLFLDEILEFRRNVLEVLRQPLEDGQVTIARAIMSLTYPASFMLAAAMNPCPCGYLTDPQRECGCSPGEVQRYLSRISGPLLDRIDIHIEVPPLRYRDMAAEAGGEPAPVIRERVRRARALQADRFKKSKIFCNAAMSPKQIRRHCQVGDEGQRLLETAMERLGFSARAYDRILKVARTIADLVPEESLHPQHIAEAIQYRSLDRGLRGG